The following are from one region of the Trichoderma breve strain T069 chromosome 5, whole genome shotgun sequence genome:
- a CDS encoding mitochondrial carrier protein domain-containing protein → MSPPASGSSKESNLARLLGSGSAGISELAIFHPVDTIAKRLMSNQTRVASASQLNQVIFKDKASAPFGRKFVSLFPGLGYAAGYKVLQRIYKYGGQPVARDFLGKHYGKDFENAFGKKTGKAIMHSTAGSLIGIGEIVLLPLDVLKIKRQTNPEAFRGRGVLKIVADEGFGLYRGWGWTAARNAPGSFALFGGSAFAKEYLFHLEDYNKASWFQNFVASIAGASASLVVSAPLDVIKTRIQNRNFDNPESGFRILTNMAKNEGLPSFFKGLVPKLLMTGPKLVFSFWLAQTLIPAFDTMFAKQQPTPA, encoded by the exons ATGTCACCACCGGCCTCTGGATCATCGAAGGAGTCAAACCTGGCTCGCCTGCTCGGCTCAG GTTCCGCTGGTATTTCTGAGCTGGCAATTTTCCACCCC GTGGATACGATCGCAAAGCGATTGATGAGCAACCAAACCCGA GTTGCCTCCGCCAGCCAATTGAACCAGGTCAtcttcaaggacaaggcctcGGCTCCCTTTGGACGAAAGTTTGTGTCGCTGTTCCCGGGTCTGGGCTATGCCGCCGGATACAAGGTTCTGCAGAGAATATACAAGTATGGTGGCCAGCCCGTTGCGCGCGACTTCTTGGGCAAGCACTACGGCAAGGACTTTGAGAATGCCTTTGGCAAGAAGACCGGCAAGGCTATCATGCACTCGACTGCTGGCAG CTTGATCGGTATCGGAGAAATCGTCCTGCTGCCCCTCGATGTGCTCAAGATCAAGCGCCAGACGAACCCCGAGGCTTTCCGTGGCCGTGGCGTCCTCAAGATTGTCGCCGATGAGGGTTTCGGCCTGTACCGAGGCTGGGGATGGACTGCTGCTCGAAACGCTCCCGGATCTTTCGCT CTCTTCGGAGGCTCTGCTTTCGCCAAGGAGTACCTGTTCCACCTTGAGGACTACAACAAGGCCAGCTGGTTCCAGAACTTTGTCGCTTCCATTGCGGGTGCTTCCGCCTCTCTCGTCGTCTCTGCTCCCCTCGATGTCATCAAGACCCGAATCCAGAACCGCAACTTTGACAACCCCGAGAGCGGCTTCCGAATTCTGACCAACATGGCCAAGAATGAGGGTCTGCCCAGTTTCTTCAAGGGCCTTGTTCCCAAG CTGCTCATGACTGGACCCAAGCtggtcttctctttttggctTGCCCAGACTTTGATCCCTGCTTTCGACACCATGTtcgccaagcagcagcctaCCCCCGCATAA
- a CDS encoding RNA polymerase III subunit RPC82 domain-containing protein, which yields MFVTKHAAELCALLVNDLYGELPSRILAALFTKGRSTITQLGLYTQLGPRQIRNGLGVLIQQNLLYHHTDADTKRTTYEANPGACYNLVRSGKILEMIESQYGKAERDLVQTLLLLGYARIAELTHAYVSRAPRSNGHANGNGVNGADSGLIESEAELHNVLSHLIRCEIIETVRPQSFRNPSDVYHEIEAEVTKTAPGEKATKTKIDQQRQIMEQYRAFKDQPKALKRQLDQFGGPVTKRRKLGNGLGEEDRAMEDDMPPLNPNVVVRVNYDKCLVELRSHRLASFAKDTLGEVTGEVYRTLLGLLTMDVSRCRADPFLGEDSIAQQATATTMDVYEHLDESVNVTAGIGKAPKDKIDYQSAEKIKTAPAGNDMINDDSDEDPSGPFDSDDSDDMGTKGSFSRRSRSASKTNGARPTKMRAHLLLLAESKHRFVRHCGTQGRGQWTVDFDQVMERLRETELDASIEQSFGRHGLRLTRILREKGKLDEKMLPSAALMKKTDVQAKMLAMQMAGLVDVQEVPKDNTRVANRTLFFWFFDRERSQAQILDDLYKAMVRALQTLQVERHRERNILSFVERKDVMGKEEENKLLGQVMRLDEMVSIFREY from the exons ATGTTCGTC ACTAAACATGCGGCGGAGCTTTGCGCTCTCCTAGTCAATGATCTCTATGGCGAACTTCCTTCG CGAATCCTCGCCGCACTCTTCACAAAAGGCCGATCAACCATCACACAGCTTGGGCTCTACACGCAGCTGGGCCCCCGCCAAATTCGCAATGGTCTGGGCGTCTTGATCCAGCAGAATCTGTTATACCACCACACCGATGCCGACACCAAGCGCACTACCTATGAAGCCAATCCCGGCGCATGCTATAATCTAGTTCGATCTGGCaagatcttggagatgattgaGAGCCAATACGGAAAGGCAGAGCGCGACCTCGTGCAGactcttctgcttcttggatATGCAAGGATCGCCGAGCTGACTCACGCATATGTTTCCCGAGCTCCAAGATCAAACGGGCACGCAAACGGCAATGGTGTGAATGGAGCTGACTCTGGTCTAATTGAGTCCGAAGCCGAACTTCACAATGTGCTGAGCCACTTGATTCGATGCGAAATCATTGAGACGGTTAGGCCGCAGTCTTTCCGTAATCCAAGCGATGTTTACCACGAAATTGAAGCGGAGGTCACCAAGACGGCCCCTGGCGAAAAGGCAACCAAGACGAAAATTGATCAGCAAAGGCAGATTATGGAGCAATACCGAGCGTTTAAAGATCAACCCAAAGCTCTGAAGAGGCAGCTTGACCAGTTTGGTGGACCCGTAACCAAGCGAAGAAAGCTCGGGAATGGATTGGGAGAGGAGGATAGAGCGATGGAAGACGATATGCCACCTCTTAAT CCAAACGTGGTCGTCAGGGTAAATTATGACAAATGTCTAGTTGAGCTGCGTAGCCATCGTCTAGCCAGCTTCGCCAAGGACACTCTAGGAGAGGTCACCGGCGAGGTATATCGCACGCTGCTAGGCCTGCTTACCATGGATGTATCCAGGTGCCGGGCAGACCCTTTCCTGGGGGAAGACTCAATTGCTCAACAAGCGACAGCTACGACGATGGACGTCTACGAGCATCTTGACGAGTCGGTCAACGTCACAGCAGGCATAGGGAAGGCCCCTAAAGATAAGATAGATTATCAGAGTGCAGAGAAGATCAAAACCGCGCCCGCCGGCAACGACATGATTAATGATGACTCGGATGAAGACCCATCAGGGCCATTTGACAGCGATGATTCGGACGACATGGGCACAAAGGGGAGCTTTTCCAGAAGATCTCGATCGGCATCCAAGACCAATGGAGCCCGACCAACCAAG ATGCGCGCGCATCTCCTATTACTAGCAGAAAGCAAGCACCGCTTCGTTCGCCACTGCGGAACACAAGGCCGCGGGCAATGGACAGTGGACTTCGACCAGGTTATGGAGCGCCTTCGAGAGACGGAACTAGATGCCTCCATCGAGCAATCCTTTGGCAGACATGGACTCCGCCTTACCCGCATCCTCcgagaaaaaggcaaactgGATGAAAAGATGCTGCCTTCTGCGgcgctgatgaagaagacggacgTGCAGGCCAAGATGCTTGCCATGCAGATGGCTGGTCTGGTAGACGTGCAAGAAGTCCCCAAGGACAACACAAGAGTGGCCAACAGGACGCTCTTTTTCTGGTTCTTTGACCGGGAACGAAGCCAGGCGCAGATCCTGGATGACTTGTACAAGGCAATGGTTCGCGCTCTGCAGACACTGCAGGTGGAGAGACACAGGGAGCGGAACATTCTGTCCTTTGTCGAGAGAAAGGACGTCATGggaaaggaggaagag AATAAGCTTCTTGGACAAGTTATGAGACTGGACGAGATGGTGTCGATATTCCGGGAATACTAA
- a CDS encoding nifU-like domain-containing protein, whose protein sequence is MASLNMHRAASRFVAAAISRPLPACRIAVASQRHLSTGMRIPVIAASRPHARKTQRPIPSGVRTIFIQTENTPNPDALKFLPNHRIIPPDMSTPFIEYLNPRATISPPHPSPLAAKLMNIDGITSVFYGADFITVTKAGDANWAHVRPEIFALITEAITSGETIVNVAERKGDESAAVEEDSLAYNENDSEVVGMIKELLETRIRPAIQEDGGDIEFRGFEDGQVLLKLRGACRTCDSSTVTLKNGIEGMLMHYIEEVQGVKQILDEEEEISLQEFAKFEEKLKQQQKAAEAS, encoded by the exons ATGGCATCGCTAAATATGCACAGAGCAGCGTCGCGATTCGTCGCCGCTGCAatctcaaggccattgccggcATGTCGAATCGCAGTAGCCTCTCAGCGGCATCTCAGCACCGGCATGCGGATCCCAGTCATTGCCGCATCACGGCCTCACGCAAGGAAGACACAGCGCCCTATCCCGAGCGGTGTACGGacaatcttcatccagaCTGAAAACACACCCAACCCGGATGCCCTCAAATTCCTACCGAATCACCGCATCATCCCGCCAGACATGAGCACCCCGTTTATAGAGTATCTAAACCCGCGAGCTACGATTTCTCCGCCGCATCCCTCGCCCTTGGCTGCGAAGCTCATGAACATTGACGGCATAACCTCAGTCTTCTACGGAGCCGACTTTATCACTGTTACCAAGGCTGGAGATGCCAACTGGGCTCATGTGCGCCCCGAAATCTTTGCTCTCATAACCGAGGCTATCACTTCCGGCGAGACCATAGTCAATGTCGCGGAGCGCAAGGGGGATGAATCCGCggctgtggaagaagacagtcTGGCCTACAACGAAAACGACAGTGAGGTTGTGGGCAtgatcaaggagctgctggaaacGAGAATCCGCCCAGCCATCCAGGAGGACGGTGGTGACATTGAATTCCGCGGCTTCGAGGATGGCCAGGTGCTGCTAAAGCTTCGCGGAGCTTGCCGGACATGCGACTCAAGTACAgtgacattgaagaatggCATTGAGGGCATGTTGATGCATTAT ATTGAAGAAGTCCAGGGAGTAAAGCAGATtctggatgaggaagaggagatttCTCTGCAAGAGTTTGCCAAATttgaggagaagctgaagcagcagcagaaggcAGCCGAGGCATCATGA
- a CDS encoding insulinase (Peptidase family m16) domain-containing protein, translated as MISRSALSRSVQQAARRSGAVPRRGYAAAAAPTASYETADVSGLKIASKDAHGPTTTLAVVAKAGTRYQPLPGLTYGLEQFAFKTTQRRSALRIARESELLGGQLTASHTREALVIEASFLRDDLPYFAELLAEVVSQTKYTTHEFHEEIERVLPYKKAAVNADVAGLALDNAHAVAFHSGLGAALNPSTTAPFQKYVNEEYVASFADVVYSKPNIAVVADGAGSQALSKWVDQFFKGVPATASSGQTLKTEASKYFGGEQRTSHTSGNAVVIAFPGSDAAGSKPEIEVLATLLGGQSTIKWAPGFSLLSKATAGTPGLSIVSSNQAYSDAGLLTVQLSGAAASVRKAAEETVKALKAIAAGTVSKEDVAKAVANAKFNLLEKAGTRGSSVLLAGTGLVHNGKVQDLVALTKSLDAVTADKLKTTAKALLDGKATVSTVGDLFVLPYAEELGLRV; from the exons ATGATTTCGAGATCGGCTCTCTCTCGAAGCGTGCAACAGGCCGCCCGCCGGTCAGGCGCCGTGCCTCGCCGCGGctatgctgctgccgctgccccAACCGCATCGTACGAGACTGCCGATGTCAGTGGGCTGAAGATTGCCTCCAAGGATGCCCACGGACCGACCACGACGCTGGCGGTTGTGGCCAAGGCCGGAACTCGTTACCAGCCTCTGCCCGGACTGACCTATGGCCTGGAGCAGTTTGCCTTCAAG ACCACCCAGCGACGATCTGCCCTGCGCATTGCCCGCGAGTCTGAGCTTCTCGGAGGCCAATTGACTGCCTCTCACACCCGTGAGGCCCTTGTCATCGAGGCCAGCTTCCTGCGCGATGATCTGCCCTACTTCGCCGAGCTCCTGGCCGAGGTTGTGTCCCAGACCAAGTACACCA CCCACGAGTTCCACGAGGAGATTGAACGAGTCCTGCCCTACAAGAAGGCCGCTGTCAACGCCGACGTTGCCGGCCTCGCTCTGGACAACGCTCACGCTGTGGCCTTCCACTCTGGTCTCGGTGCCGCCCTGAACCCCTCCACCACTGCTCCCTTCCAGAAGTACGTCAACGAGGAGTACGTTGCCAGCTTCGCCGACGTCGTCTACTCCAAGCCCAACATTGCCGTTGTCGCCGACGGTGCTGGCTCGCAGGCCCTGTCCAAGTGGGTTGACCAGTTCTTTAAGGGCGTTCCTGCTACCGCCAGCAGCGGACAGACCCTCAAGACCGAGGCCTCCAAGTACTTTGGTGGTGAGCAGCGAACCAGCCACACCTCTGGCAACGCCGTTGTGATTGCCTTCCCCGGATCCGACGCCGCTGGCTCCAAGCCCGAGATCGAGGTTCTGGCTACCCTTCTCGGTGGTCAGTCCACCATCAAGTGGGCCCCTGGCTTCAGCCTCCTGTCCAAGGCCACTGCCGGAACTCCTGGTCTCTCCATTGTCTCTTCCAACCAGGCCTACTCCGACGCTGGTCTCTTGACCGTCCAGCTGTCCGGTGCCGCCGCCTCTGTTcgcaaggctgctgaggagacCGTCAAGGCCCTGaaggccatcgccgctggCACCGTCAGCAAGGAGGACGTGGCCAAGGCTGTCGCCAACGCCAAGTTCAACCTGCTCGAGAAGGCCGGCACTCGTGGCTCCAGCGTTCTGCTGGCCGGCACCGGTCTCGTCCACAACGGCAAGGTCCAGGACCTCGTTGCCCTGACCAAGTCTCTCGACGCTGTCACTGCCGATAAGCTGAAGACG ACCGCCAAGGCTCTCCTTGACGGAAAGGCGACAGTCTCCACCGTTGGTGACTTGTTTGTGCTGCCTTATGCTGAGGAGCTGGGTCTACGGGTATAG
- a CDS encoding PIGA (GPI anchor biosynthesis) domain-containing protein: MARKTYNIAMVSDFFFPQPGGVESHIYQLSSKLIDRGHKVIIITHAHDDRKGVRYLNNGLKVYHVPFLVIYRQATFPTVFSFFPILRNICIREQIEIVHGHGSLSSLCHEGILHARTMGLRTVFTDHSLFGFADAASILTNKLLKFILSDVDHSICVSHTCKENTVLRASLDPLMVSVIPNAVVGENFRSEPSPRLLGPDDMITIVVISRLFYNKGTDLLTAAIPRILENHPNTRFIIAGSGPKAIDLEQMIETNVLQDRVEMLGSIRHEDVRDVMTRGHIYLHPSLTEAFGTVIVEAASCGLYVVCTQVGGIPEVLPSHMTTFAKPEEDDIVAATGKAITAMRAGKIRTEKFHDEVKKMYSWSNVAMRTERVGYNGSRIRDFALIDRLKRYYGCGIWAGKLFCLENIDVCPDWPRKSPAKDKAQDSMKIALSNRSTSSIRVPKLDR, from the exons ATGGCGCGCAAAACCTACAACATCGCTATGGTTAgcgacttcttcttcccccagCCCGGCGGCGTCGAGTCTCACATATACCAACTCTCGAGCAAACTCATCGACAGAGGCCacaaggtcatcatcatcacgcACGCCCACGATGACCGCAAGGGAGTTCGCTATCTCAACAACGGCCTCAAGGTCTACCATGTGCCGTTTTTGGTCATCTACCGACAGGCCACCTTTCCTaccgtcttctcctttttcccCATTCTACGAAACATCTGCATCCGTGAGCAGATTGAAATTGTCCATGGCCACGGCAGTCTGAGTTCGCTCTGCCACGAAGGCATCTTGCATGCAAGAACCATGGGTCTGAGGACTGTGTTTACCGATCATTCGCTCTTTGGGTTCGCGGATGCTGCCAGTATCTTGACaaacaagctgctcaagtTTATTCTCAGCGACGTGGATCATAGCATATGCGTGAGCCACACCTG CAAGGAGAATACTGTGCTTCGTGCATCACTGGACCCTCTCATGGTATCAGTCATTCCCAATGCCGTCGTGGGCGAAAACTTTCG GTCCGAGCCATCCCCTCGCCTTCTCGGCCCCGACGACATGATtaccatcgtcgtcatctccCGTCTTTTCTACAACAAAGGCACAGACCTTCTAACCGCTGCCATCCCCCGTATCCTGGAGAACCACCCCAACACCCGATTCATCATCGCCGGCTCAGGCCCCAAGGCTATTGACCTGGAGCAAATGATTGAGACCAACGTGCTACAAGACCGCGTCGAGATGCTCGGCTCCATCCGCCACGAGGATGTGCGCGACGTCATGACCCGAGGCCACATATACCTTCACCCTTCCCTCACCGAAGCCTTTGGCACCGTCATCGTCGAAGCTGCCTCGTGCGGGCTGTACGTCGTGTGCACCCAAGTCGGCGGCATCCCCGAAGTCCTCCCATCACACATGACGACCTTTGCAAAGCCCGAAGAGGACGACATCGTGGCCGCCACGGGCAAGGCCATCACCGCGATGCGGGCGGGAAAGATTCGCACTGAAAAGTTCCACGACGAGGTCAAGAAGATGTACTCGTGGTCCAACGTTGCCATGCGCACCGAGCGCGT TGGCTACAACGGGAGCCGCATACGAGACTTTGCGCTCATTGATCGGTTGAAGCGGTATTATGGTTGCGGCATCTGGGCTGGTAAGTTGTTTTGTCT GGAGAATATCGATGTTTGTCCAGATTGGCCGCGGAAGTCGCCTGCAAAGGACAAGGCGCAGGATTCAATGAAGATTGCTCTGAGCAATCgatcaacttcatcaatTAGAGTTCCCAAGTTGGATCGGTGA
- a CDS encoding DEAD/DEAH box helicase domain-containing protein, whose protein sequence is MYARYIPPAGGQAPSKASRDSSVAKQSPAPSSAPAASRFEEETDSPKPKRKRSDGEPPLESQKKKPRKSKRRTRDIESEDESEDESEEDSELEEAETKTKRGSKREVQKENEPKQEPEEEETKSRKSRKSEKQSDDLKLNKEEKKKKKDKKRSETSDHGDEDDEQRPEQVDVDEASPSAQDAEMVDAEPPAEDELEAPESDEKQVKKAKREKKKKSQDADMDDAPAEDEEDKRHKAVFERKAKSLKYAEIIKEQGIVEEPEEPTELHGLEPLPQPARTAPSTEKPTYETLPPWLSAPIRVSVDTRTPFTDLGILPKAARVLEQKGYTEAFAVQTAALPLLLPTNKQQPGDLLVSAATGSGKTLAYALPIVRDLSNSVVTRLRALVVLPTRELVKQAQEVFELCAKAYEGEDRKRVRVGIAIGNQSLASEQDLLVSKETRYDPEAYKQLEQEALYRTSSSHSEDDLDDFLTGPNTQLDVLICTPGRLVEHLDQTPGFSLSYIRWLVVDEADKLLAQSFQGWLDVVLDKFKTSQFGARDFPDMPYSGVRKILLSATLTRDLSLLNQLALRRPKLIVLESGKDVQVAEHSLPESLKEYAVRVHDANLKPLYLLDLLRSPHMAINDDAKNVDLGTEAEAQSNSSSETSSDDTSSDSDSDSDSDTSSDSDTSSDSDSDSDAESNARNKKADSKPSKSHLPRSLIFTKSNEAALRLSRLLILLDKSLATQIGTLTSTTPTSIRRKTLRAFTTPSSPLRLIIASDLVARGIDIPKLPHVINYDLPPSVASYVHRVGRTARAGRSGCAWTLVGDGESGWFWGKIGKSAAVKRSQKVARVMIEEMNQERIEEYESALEKLGKEALESRKR, encoded by the exons ATGTATGCAAGATATATCCCTCCAGCTGGAGGGCAGGCGCCTTCGAAAGCCAGCAGAGATTCTTCCGTCGCGAAACAATCGCCTGCACCATCATCAGCACCTGCAGCGTCC CGTTTCGAAGAGGAGACGGACTctccaaagccaaagagaaAGCGAAGCGATGGGGAGCCACCACTGGAATCtcagaaaaagaagccgagGAAATCTAAGAGACGAACGAGAGATATCGAATCAGAGGATGAATCAGAAGATGAATCAGAAGAAGATTCAGAGCTAGAAGAGGCCGAGACCAAGACGAAGCGTGGTTCCAAGCGCGAAGTGCAGAAAGAGAATGAGCCAAAACAAGAAccagaagaggaggagacaaaatcaagaaagagcAGGAAATCAGAAAAACAGAGTGATGATTTGAAATTgaacaaggaagaaaagaagaagaagaaagacaagaaaagaagcgaaacaTCCGACCAtggggatgaagacgacgaacAGAGGCCTGAGcaggttgatgttgacgaaGCGAGTCCCAGCGCCCAGGATGCTGAGATGGTAGATGCGGAACCCCCTGCGGAGGACGAATTGGAAGCTCCCGAATCCGATGAGAAGCAGGTGAAGAAGGCTAAacgggaaaagaagaagaaatcccAGGATGCCGACATGGACGATGCTCCAgcggaagatgaagaagacaagcgACACAAGGCCGTCTTTGAACGAAAAGCCAAATCACTCAAGTATGCCGAAATCATCAAAGAGCAAGGCATCGTGGAGGAGCCAGAGGAGCCAACCGAGCTGCACGGCTTGGAGCCTCTCCCGCAGCCTGCACGCACCGCGCCAAGCACGGAAAAGCCGACATACGAGACTCTTCCTCCATGGCTCTCGGCGCCCATTCGTGTCTCGGTGGATACTAGGACTCCCTTTACAGATCTAGGTATTCTCCCAAAGGCAGCGCGGGTACTGGAACAAAAAGGCTACACAGAAGCTTTTGCCGTTCAGACAGCAGCTCTGCCGTTATTACTCCCTACAAACAAACAGCAGCCGGGCGATCTTCTTGTCTCGGCGGCGACTGGATCTGGAAAAACACTAGCCTACGCTCTACCGATTGTGAGAGATCTGAGCAATAGCGTTGTTACAAGATTACGTGCGCTCGTCGTGCTCCCCACCAGAGAACTCGTcaagcaagcccaagaagtcTTTGAGCTGTGCGCAAAGGCCTACGAGGGAGAAGACAGAAAGAGGGTGCGGGTTGGAATCGCCATTGGTAACCAGTCACTGGCCTCTGAACAGGATCTTCTCGTGAGCAAGGAGACGCGATACGACCCGGAAGCATATAAGCAGCTGGAACAAGAAGCGTTATATCGAACCTCGAGTTCCCACAGCGAAGACGATCTCGACGACTTCCTTACCGGCCCCAATACCCAAC TTGACGTCCTCATCTGCACCCCCGGCCGTCTCGTCGAGCACCTCGACCAGACGCCCGGCTTCTCCCTGTCCTACATCCGCtggctcgtcgtcgacgaggccgacaaGCTGCTCGCGCAAAGCTTCCAAGGATGGCTAGACGTTGTCCTAGATAAGTTCAAGACGAGCCAGTTTGGCGCTCGGGACTTTCCCGACATGCCGTACTCGGGCGTCCGCAAGATTCTTCTTAGTGCCACCCTGACGAGGGATCTAAGTCTTTTGAATCAGCTCGCTCTGCGCAGACCCAAGTTGATTGTCCTGGAGAGCGGCAAGGATGTTCAGGTTGCAGAGCACTCGCTGCCAGAATCTTTGAAAGAATATGCCGTGAGGGTTCACGATGCAAACCTCAAGCCGTTGTATCTACTTGATCTCCTACGAAGCCCACATATGGCCATTAACGACGACGCGAAGAATGTGGATCTTGgcacagaagcagaagcacagTCCAATTCAAGCTCAGAGACTAGCTCAGACGACACAAGTTCGGATTCCGATTCCGACTCTGATTCTGACACTAGTTCAGACTCAGATACAAGTTCAGATTCGGATTCGGATTCAGACGCAGAATCAAACGCCCGCAACAAGAAAGCAGACTCCAAGCCTTCCAAATCACATCTCCCCAGATCATTAATCTTCACAAAGTCCAACGAAGCTGCCCTGCGCTTATCCCGGctgctcatcctcctcgacaaGTCCCTCGCTACACAAATCGGCACTCTCACATCCACCACGCCAACCAGCATCCGTCGCAAGACTCTGCGAGCCTTCACCactccttcttcccctctcCGTCTCATTATTGCATCTGATCTTGTGGCACGTGGTATCGATATTCCAAAGCTGCCGCACGTCATCAACTATGACTTGCCGCCAAGCGTAGCTAGTTACGTCCATCGTGTGGGCCGTACTGCTCGAGCTGGTCGATCTGGATGTGCCTGGACGCTTGTGGGAGACGGGGAGAGTGGTTGGTTCTGGGGTAAGATTGGTAAGAGTGCTGCTGTGAAGAGATCACAAAAGGTGGCTAGGGTTATGATTGAGGAGATGAATCAAGAGAGAATAGAAGAATATGAGAGTGCGCTAGAGAAGCTAGGCAAGGAGGCACTCGAGTCACGGAAGAGATAG
- a CDS encoding aldehyde dehydrogenase family domain-containing protein gives MAPLTVELNTPITGPYSQPIGLFINNEWVEGVDKKKFEVVNPATEEVITSVCEGTEKDVDLAVAAARKAFNTTWRKIAPGERGRLMLKLADLAEKNLDLLAAVESLDNGKSITMARGDVGAVVGCIRYYGGWADKIEGKTLDIAPDMFNYTRHEPLGVCGQIIPWNFPLLMLAWKIGPALATGNTIVMKTAEQTPLSALVFANLVKEAGFPPGVFNLISGFGKTAGAAISSHMDIDKVAFTGSTVVGRQIMKAAAASNLKKVTLELGGKSPNIVFNDADIEQAISWVNFGIYFNHGQTCCAGTRIFVQEGIYDKFLEAFKKRALANKVGDPFHHETFQGPQVSQLQFDRIMGYIQSGKEEGATVEIGGERHGEKGYFIQPTVFSNVTADMKIMREEIFGPVAAIAKFKDEEEVIQMGNDSNYGLAAAVHTRDLNTAIRVSNEIQAGTVWVNCYNLLHHQMPFGGYKESGIGRELGEAALANYTQNKSVAIRLGGALF, from the exons ATGGCTCCTTTGACCGTTGAGCTCAACACTCCCATCACGGGCCCCTACTCACAACCCATTGGCCT GTTCATTAACAACGAGTGGGTTGAGGGtgtcgacaagaagaagtttgagGTCGTCAACCCCGCCACCGAGGAGGTCATCACCTCTGTCTGCGAAGGTACCGAGAAGGATGTCGATCTGGCCGTTGCCGCTGCCCGCAAGGCTTTCAACACAACATGGAGAAAGATTGCTCCCGGTGAGCGTGGCCGCCTGATGCTCAAGCTCGCCGATCTCGCCGAGAAGAACCTCGACCTTCTCGCCGCTGTCGAGTCTTTGGACAACGGCAAgtccatcaccatggcccGAGGTGATGTCGGCGCTGTTGTTGGATGCATCCGCTACTACGGTGGCTGGGCCGACAAGATTGAGGGAAAGACCCTTGACATTGCCCCCGACATGTTCAACTACACTCGCCACGAGCCT CTTGGTGTTTGCGGTCAGATCATTCCCTGGAACTTCCCCCTTCTCATGCTTGCATGGAAGATTGGCCCTGCCCTGGCCACTGGTAACACCATCGTCATGAAGACCGCTGAGCAGACCCCCCTGTCAGCCCTCGTCTTCGCCAACctcgtcaaggaggctggTTTCCCCCCCGGAGTTTTCAACCTGATCTCTGGTTTCGGCAAGACTGCCGGTGCCGCCATCTCTTCTCACATGGACATTGACAAGGTCGCCTTCACCGGCTCAACCGTCGTTGGCCGCCAAATCATgaaggctgccgccgcctccaaccTGAAGAAGGTCACCCTTGAGCTGGGTGGCAAGTCCCCCAACATTGTCTTCAACGATGCCGACATTGAGCAGGCCATCTCATGGGTCAACTTTGGCATCTACTTCAACCACGGCCAGACTTGCTGCGCCGGTACCCGTATCTTTGTCCAGGAGGGCATCTACGACAAGTTCCTCGAGGCCTTCAAGAAGCGCGCCCTGGCCAACAAGGTCGGCGACCCATTCCACCACGAGACCTTCCAGGGACCCCAGGTCAGCCAGCTGCAGTTCGACCGCATCATGGGCTACATCCAGTCCGGAAAGGAGGAGGGCGCCACAGTCGAGATTGGTGGTGAGCGTCATGGTGAGAAGGGCTACTTCATCCAGCCCACCGTCTTCAGCAACGTCACCGCCGACATGAAGATTATGCGCGAGGAGATTTTCGGCCCcgtcgccgccattgccaagttcaaggatgaggaggaggtcaTCCAGATGGGCAACGACTCCAACTACGGTCTTGCCGCTGCCGTCCACACCAGAGACCTCAACACCGCCATCCGTGTCTCCAATGAAATCCAGGCTGGTACCGTCTGGGTCAACTGCTACAACTTGCTGCACCACCAGATGCCCTTCGGTGGCTACAAGGAGTCTGGTATCGGCCGTGAGCTCGGTGAGGCCGCGCTGGCCAACTACACTCAGAACAAGTCGGTTGCCATCCGTCTGGGAGGCGCCCTGTTCTAA